The sequence below is a genomic window from Proteus vulgaris.
TTTAAATAATTGACGTCTAATTTAATGTGGCTTAAATGCTTTTTAGTTCCTAAAGGACAAACTTGTGTACGCAAAAAATATTTTTTCATTGCATCTATTACATCCAAAATATTTCTTAACTTGGTTTGGTGTCTTTATTCTTTTTTTATTAGTACAGCTTCCTTATTCTTGGCTACTTTTTTTAGGTAAACATCTTGGGTTGTTATCTCGTTTCTTTGTCAAAAGAAGAGTTTCTATCATAAAGAGAAATTTAGAATTATGTTTCCCTAATAAAGATAAAAATGAAATTAACACGCTTGTTATGGATAATTTATCGTCACTAGGTGTGGCATTATTTGAAACAGGTATGGCGTGGTTTTGGAGTGATCGCCGACTAAAGAATCTATTTGAAGTACAAGGGATCTCCAATTTCACTGATGCAAATGATAAAAAAGCTGGAATTTTACTCATTGGTATACATTCTATGTCACTAGAGTTAGGTGGTCGCATTATGGGGCTTTGTTTCCCTGTAAATGCGATGTATCGACCACATAATAATAAAGCAATGGAATTTATCCAAACCAAAGCAAGGTGCCGTTCAAATAAAGGCATGATAGATAGACGTAACTTAAAGTTTATGGTTATGGAGTTAAAGAAAGGGAAAGCAATTTGGTTTGCTCCAGACCAAGACTTCGGTTTAAAAGGTACAACATTCTCTCCTTTCTTCTGTGTTGAAAAAACATCAACTTCAAAAGGAGTTGCTATATTAGCAAAACTATCAGGGGCTCCTTCTTTAACCGTTACTTTGGTTAGAAATGAAAATCAGAAAGGCAAAAAATACAGTTTAATTATTGGTAAAGAGCTGATTAATTATCCTTCTGAAGATATTCAAAATGACACAGATAGAATGAATAAATTGATTGAAACAGAAATTATGCGAGCCCCAGATCAATATTTATGGGCACACCGTCGTTTTAAAACTCGACCAGCGGGTGAAGCCAGTTTTTATAATTAATTATTTATGTATAAAAAAAGACCAACACATTATGTGTTGGTCACAGTAAATACTGGAAGCAATGTGAGCAATGTTGTTGTGAAAAACCAAGTAAAATACTCAACTATTCACAAGGTAAAAGATAATCATTATCACTTGAGTTGTCAACCCTAGGATTTGTATGGATTTAGAAGATAAGAATAGAAGTGACAAAGTAAAGATAAGAAGATCAGAGAATAGGAAGATAAGAATTTTTATAAATGAGTTAAAACAGAGTTAGCAGATATAGAAATAAACTATATCTGCCTAATATATTATAACCATAATAGAAAATACCATTTATATAGTAATGAATTCTAATTCTTGGAAAATATATACTCGTTATTTAATAATAAATATTATTTCTATTTAATAGAGATTAATGTTTATTAAAAATATAGGGTTTTAAAGTTGCTATATTAGTTATATACGATATCCATTATACCTACATTTTCTTTGATCCAATTGATGCTCATTGAACCTTTATTTTCACTCAATTGAGCGTTAAATACTTTATTAGGTTCGATTTTATGTAGAGTTTCTTCCATTTCAGTACCATTCCAGCAATTTGCTTTGAAAGTATTTCCTACTGAATGAGTCATACAATTTCCTTCTACAATAGAGCCTGTAAAAGTAATTGTTCCTGAGCCGATAGTTTTATTGTTATTTGCCATAACTGGAGCAGATAATAAGAGTGCTAGACAAGTTCCAATAACAAAATTCTTTTTCATTCTATATTCCTCAATATTATTTATTTGACTAATTTTTTTGTGCACGATGAAAAATTATCTTTTCGTGCTGGGTTGATGGAAGGAATATTAGAGGAAAAAAATATATCAATCTGTAAAAAATCTTGATGGTTAATGACAGCTAGATAAAGATTTATGAATGATTTTATGATCTTTTCAGTGCTTTATTATTAGTGTGAATTGATTTTAAATTACATAAGTAATTGAAATAAAAATGATAAGTTTCATTTTGATTATTTTTGTTAATAAGTTAACCTTTTTTGATATTAGTTAAATTGCTTAATTTTTTAGTGATACATTTTGTCGTTAAAATAGAATACTTATAAAATGAGTAATTTCAGAGTTCAAAAATATTTGTCAAAATATTACAAAGAAATGATTATTAAGAATAAAAATCATCTTAATTAGATTGGTTTTAAATAGATAAGATAGAGCCTGTTATTGAAGGGAACTTAATTACAGATAAGATGCTTTATATCTGTGCATAAAATCTGAAAAATAATGGATGCTTGCAAATAGGAATATCAAAGATAATTTGCAAGCATTCGAGATAGAAGCATGGGGAGCAAAATAATAAAAAGGTCCTAGCCGTTAAGCTGATCTACGTTTATATGACTAATTGAAATGCTTTTTATTATTGAGAATAAATTGTTTTAGTGTCGTCGCAGGTTTCCCTGTTATTTTCTCAAAGTTATCAAATATCTCACCGTCTCTAGATAATTTGCCAGAAGTAAAATCAACATAGTGATCGTAAATACTTTTCATATAAGCAAGCTCAAGCTGACTTTCTTGTGCATATTTCCAAAATTCATCAGGAGGATCTGCCTGATATTGAAAAGGAACTCCTAATGTTTCTGTAATTAATTGAGCCATTTGTTGATAATTTTTGTTTTCATACCCTAAACGGTAAGTATTGCCAGCATGTTGATTTGGCGATAACAAACAATGAGCTGCCATTTCAGCAACGTCTGTACAATCAACCCAACTCAAAATAGCATCACCAAAATAAGAGCGAAGCGTATTTTTATTTAAATTATTATCCCCTTGATAGCCTAATATATTTTGCATATATGATTCTGGGCGAAGATGAGTAAACCGTATACCAGACCACTCAATATATCTTTCAATAAGTTGATGCCAAGCCCAATGTGAAACTTGAGCATTATCATCGCCACAAGCACCTAAATGAACGATATAATCCACACCATGTTGTTTGGCAATATCAATGAAAACTTTACTTTGTTGTAGCATGTTAATTGTATAACCCGTCATCATAAAGACAGAGTTAATACCTGTTAAAGCCTGCTTTATTGTTTCAGGTTTATCGTAGTCCATTAATACCGTGGGATAGGGGAGATGAGTATTTTCTGCAGGTTTTCTAACTGCCAATACCACATTATTATAGCCTTTCTCTTGTAGTGACTTTACAAGTAACCCACCTACTTGACCTGTTGCTCCTGTAATTAGAATTTTATTTTCCACAATAAGTTACCTATGGTAAGTCAGTTAAACTAATTTAGTCATAATAAATTCAGTACTCTGCTGTGTAGCACTTTTAAAAGTGAACTCTTTTATGATCTCCATCCCATTAGCTTTATAGAAAGTTATGGCTTTATGGTTTTCGGCGAGTACTTCAAGCCAATGATAGCGATAACTTTCATTTCCCATTTTATGAAGGTGTTGTACATCTTGTTCTGTAGCTAATCTGAGTTTTATTGCCATATACCCTCCCATACATTGCAAAAGATATAACAGCCCTAATATGTTTGCGCTATGGGAAAAGAATATAAAAGCACGTTTAGTTTGAAAATAGTGGGGATTTAGTGATTGAGCATCTTAAGAAGAGAATTCAGATAAAAAAATCCCCGCACAAGGCGGGGGAAAATTAAATATCTATCAGTGATGAAATACTGAAACCAATAGTAAGGGAAAAAAAGATATCAATCTGTAACAAACTTTAAAAAGAAATAATAAGAATAAGTGCAGAATTAAAATGATTTTCTACAAAGGTAAATGACCGTGTAAGTTTGTTATTATTTAACTAATTGATTTTATTTACTTTTAAATTTTGCCTAACAGTGAGGCAAAATGATGTAAATTAAAATCATCTTGGTTTAACTATAAAGTTTGCATACATTTAGTTGAATGTCTTGATAATTTAGTTTGTTGGTTAGAATAACGATAAGCTTCTTTATAATGAGATTGGAATTGAAAATAGACAATAATAAAATGTAGTTATTGTCTATTTGGAACAACTAAACAAAGGGAAATGTATATTTATCGACTAGTTACCATTGAGTAACATCAATTTCATTGTTCTGGTATACCTTTGCAATATAAGAAGAAATGTTATTGCGTATATAAGGATTCTTTTCTTTAGGGTACATTTTCCAAGCTTGCTGTAGATAAGGTAACAATGCACTGTCAATGTAATTTGATTTCGATAATGCCTGAATTGCACCTAAGCAGATCTCTTCATTTTCAGAGATTGTAAGTTCATAAAACGCTGATGTTTTATCTTTTAAATTAACATCATGAGAAGCAGCATAAATTGCACTTCTTATTATTTCTACATTTGGGTGAATAAAGAATGGTTGAAAATCTTCAACTAAAATAGCATCTAATTCGGTCAAAGAGTAACCGATGAAACGCAATGTATCTTCGTTATTAGTTACTTTAAGTATTGGGAGAAGACTCTCTTTGAAAAGAGCGCATTGATCTTTATATTTAAAGTAAATAATAGGAATAACCACATCTGTTTTTTCATCAAATGGAGCAACTAAAGCTTGCTGAATATAAGGTAGTGCTTGTTCTTTAAAATAGGTGGCTAAAACATTTAATGAAACTTTATATAACTCAATATCTTCAGTTTGTAGTTGTTGCTTTAAAAAATCCAAACTGTTGTTGGATAATTCAGGTAGTTTAGTTAGTGAATTGATCGCACTAATTTTTTTCGTGATATCTTCATTATTTTGGGCAAATTGAAGTAACGTTTCTTCATTACCGCCCATACGATGACCAAACCAGCTTGTGTCATAGCCTAAAATTACTTCATCTAACCAACGTTCATACCATTGTGTAAATGAAGTTTCATAGGAAAATGTGTAAGGAGTATCCGAATTAACCCAATCGGATGTATATAAAATATGACCTTTATAATCACCATTAACGACTAATAAAAGATCGTATTCGCAACCACAAGTACCTAAATAAAGCGTACCTTGATGAACTCTATCGCAAATAGTATCAAAGTCTTCATCACTGCAGTCTTCGGGTACATGACATAATGCTTTCCATTCATCGATATCCATTTTAGGGCTAAGTAAGCAAGGCAGGGCACAATTTTGTATGCTATTTCTATCGATTGAATCATCAAAAGCATATAGACCATAGTAAGGACCAGCGCCACCATAAGAGCCTGTACCGCCGTTACCAATTTCAGTCACAAAGGCGATATAATCTTCAGGAAATTCACATCCTATTTTTGCTTGTAACTGATTAACTTTCTCTTTTGATAGCGGAGAATTTAGCTGATATTTATGATTATCAGCACCAAATTCTTTATATTCATGATCAATATTAGCAACGAGTGCTAATTTCTCACGGATACGTTCAATACGATTATCTGCATATTTTTTATTAAGTTGTTCCCATTGCTGCTCTGGTGTTAGCTCTTCATTTTTTCCAATGATCGTGGAAATAAAACCCATAATTTAAAGTCCCTATTGATGATATGGTTTAATTATAAAGTGGTTATTTCATAATCCTTTTTAGATAGTGAAACCAAATACAATATTATTATCTTACTTAAATTTCACTATAAACTATTTTAGCTTCAATAAGATAATAGTATTTTGTATGAAAGCTTATCCTTCATTTAGTGTTAAGTGGTGTATGGTTTTATGCAGATAAAAAAAAGACCAACGCTAGGAGAGTTGGTCAATAAATACTAGAAGCAATGTGAGCAATGTCGTTGTGAAAAACCAAGTAAAATACTCAACTATTCACGAGTTAAAAGATAATCATTATCATTTGATATGTCAACCCTATGAAGATTGCGGTCATTATTTATTCACACTAAAAGCCAATAGGTTCTCTTACTTTACAGAAACCAAAGTGGGAATTTTATTATTAATAACAATGAGATCACTATTTTCTGATTGAGGGCTTATTGTATTTTTAACAGCATTCATTTTTTTCATTTTGTTGACTAAATCTTTAAAGTATTTAGAGCGTAAACGTATCGTTTTCTTAACCATGATTTTTCTCCTTATTGATGATAGTTATAACAATAATAAGGATACTCCACAAATGCAAATGATAATCAATATCATATATGGTGATATATAATTTGATGATAAATGCTCATAAGTAAGTAAACAGCATTATTTTGTCTGCATTTTTGTGTACAAGTTTTCTTATCTTCAGTCTCTTGATAGAGTGATATTATGAAGAATAAAAGGAACTAATAGGGAATTTTGCGATGGCATATGATTTGACGAAGAGATTAGTCATAGGGCTTTCTTCTAGTGCATTATTTGATTTGCAAGAATCAGATAATATTTTTCGTACAGAAGGGGAGGAAGCTTATCGAAAATATCAACATAAAATGCAGGATATGCCTTTGGATAAAGGTGTTGCATTTCCTTTTATTAGCCGCCTTTTGAAATTAAATAACATTAGACCTGACGATCCTCTAGTTGAAGTTATTTTATTATCCAGAAATGATCCCGACACTGGATTAAGAGTGATGAATTCTATTGAACATTATAACTTAGGGATCACTCGAGCTGTATTTCTTCAAGGAAAATCGCCTCATATTTATATTCCAGCATTTGATATAGAGTTATTTTTATCTGCTGATCATGATGATGTTTTACAAGCGATTAATGCAAATTATCCAGCAGGGCAGATATTAGCTGGTCATGTTAATGATGACGATGCTGATGAATTAAGAATTGCTTTTGACTTTGATGGTGTGATTGCTGATGATGAAGCAGAGGTTATTTATAAAACTTCAGGCGAATTGTCTCAATTTCATAATCATGAAGCCAAAATGGTTGATGTACCTCATAACCCAGGACCATTAAAAAAATTCTTACTGCGTATTTCTGATATTCAAAAATTGGAATTAGAGAAAGTAAAACAAGATCCTACTTATATTCCATTACTTAAGATCTCTATTGTTACTGCGCGCAATGCACCATCTCATAAACGAGTTATTAACACGATGAGAGCATGGGGAATTTCTGTCAATGAAGCTTTTTTTATGGGGGGGGTAGAGAAAGCTAATGTTCTGAGAATTTTAAAACCACATATATTCTTTGATGACCAAAAACTACATTTAAAATCATCATCTGAATTACCTTCGGTGCATATTCCTTTTGGAATAGCTAATAAGAGTGTTGATAATAAATAAGATACTTTTAATGAATTGAGTGTCTGGTATATATAGCATACACTCAATTTTTCTTTTGTCTAATTATGTTTTTAATTCAGTTTAAATAATAAAATCGCTCAATACTGGATCTATTTTATAAGAGTGGTATGGTATTAAATAATTACTGAAAATTATAAATTTAAAATGTTTATAATTAATTTAAAGAGGCTGAAAATTTAATTTAAATAAGGAAAATTGAAGTGGATAATAATCATAAATTTTTTTCTGACGATGTGTGCCCTAAAACTGCATTATATGGTCAATTTTATGGTGATAATCATTATGCTGGCCGAGATTACGAACGGAAAATATATTATGGGAATAAATTCCCAAAAACTAAGAAAGGTTTTTATTTTAAAAAATTAATGAATTTTTAATAATAAAAATAACAAGCAAATATGATAGAGTCTATTCTTAATAGAGATATCCATGTGATTTAAACTGATATATATATTAAAAATAAATTGATGATTGCGTAACTAATACAATTTACTACGCCGAAAAATAACAGCGTAGCAAAATTTATTATTAAATCTTTTCAATACCAATAGGTTGATAACCTTGGCATAACGGTTTGAAATGTTCACCTGAATTATTTGGCATTAGATGAATGTGAAAATCACCGATTTTGCTCAATAAAACGCAATCATCAACATCTTTCAGATTGTCTTTATGTTGTTGCTGACTATCTACTAAAAGTGTTGCAATAGCTCTCTCTTTATCTCCAAACCATGCTTCTTTTAACGCAGGCCAAGTATCTGTATTTTTTCTTTTTTTATCAATGTGTTATTAATTAAATAACCATGTTGAGAGCAAGTGTAAAAATTAAGATGATTAATTTTTATGAACTAAATTATTTATTTTTAATCTAAATATTAGTTATTAATTTTAAATATTATTTGGAGTAGATATGAGATTACTTATGCTTTTGAGTGTTTTTTTGATTTCTGCTTGCTCATCAACTGGAGCAATAGAATCTCAAGAAAGTAAAAGCCATAAAGAGGATCCATATTCTGATAGCACATTAAATAGTATTAAGACTAATCAGAATATTTATATTGAGCAGCAACGTAGTAAAGGAAATTTTTAAGTTGTTAAAATAAATGATTGCTTTTTTGGCCACCTAAGTGGCCTTTTTATATGCAGAAATATAAAATATGGCAATATTAATAGAAATTTTTTAAATTTCCAGTATAAGAATAAGGTACGCATTATTATTGTAATTGAGGGTATTAAGTAATAACTTCATAAAAAATAGTAAGAATAAAAGGATGCATCGGGTAGATGACAAATAAAAAAGAGAAAAAAAGTAATGGAATCTTAAGGTATACGGAGCTATATTCAGATAATTTATGAGATGAGGCTGTGATGAATAGAAAAGAATTAATTAATTATATTAAAGAAAACTATAATGCAGAGCCTGAGTGTTTATGGATTAAACATCCAAATTATATAGTTTTTAGGCATAATAGTAATTTGAAGTGGTTCGCAGCTATAATGGATGTTCTAGAAAGTAAATTATCTGATAATGGTAGTAGGAATATGGTCGATGTTATAAATTTAAAAGTTATGCCAAATTTAACGGGATCATTACGATTGAAAAAAGGAGTATACCCAGCTTACCATATGAATAAAGAGCATTGGATTTCTATTAGCCTCTCATCTGAATTTGATGATAACGAATTAAAATCTTTAATTTCTGAAAGCTATAATTTGACACAATAATTTTATTAATATAGTTTACTCAATTTTTAAACACTTTCTAATTATATAAGTTAATTTATTATATAGCATTTTCATATACGCCTTTATTGAATTTTATCTAATATTAGTCATTTTAAATGTGCTTACATCTTCTTTTTGAGTAAGCCTATGAGAATGTAAAAATCGGTGAGTATATAAATGATAGCTTGTTAAAAAACGACTTAATCATAATGAGAAAAAGCCTTTCTTATCGTAATAATAGTTATTCCTCCAAAAAATATAATGAAGGAAATAAGTAAATAAAATATTATAAAATTAGCATCACTCTCTTTAAAGATCATCATTACTAATAAAATAAATAGAAAAAATAAAAAGAATTTCTTATCACTATTGATCATGCAATACACGTAAGAAACAAAAATAGACACTAAAAGGAAAGTAAAATAGGCGATAAGTAAAGCAACAAACTCTAGGCTGTTAAAAAAATTAGCAGGTATTTCTTCTTCGTGGAATATCATTATCAGCACGATGGCGGTTGCTATAAAACTCATTAAAGTAAAGATTAAAGTGACAAATTTATTAGTATATAAAAATGATAGTTGCTTAAAATAAATAACTTTTATTGAAATTTCTAAAGAAGACACCAACACGATAATACTGATAAAGAAAATGGCAGAAGAAGTCGCTAACCAAATAATATTATCATAACCAAATGTAGATATACTGAGATAGAGCGATATCACCAAAGATAATACTGGGGATATAAATGTTAGCAACTTTTTCTTTTTTTGTTTGTCGTTCATATTACTATCCATTATAAAAATAACAAGATACCAATTAGATATTAGAGTTTGATAACCGAGTGATTGTATAATGTGCTCGGTTCCATCGGACATCGACACTACTCTGTTTTCAAATATTGAGTGTAATTTGAGGCTGATACTTACTTTAAATTGATATTATTATTTTTAGCCCACTTTCTTAATCTTCCATTAGCGTTAGCATAAGGCGAAGATGTGTTAAATGATATCATCCGACCCATTGTCCATTTTGTGTACCATGCTTTACCATACAAAATATCATCCGTTCGCTCATTAATAAGCTTCACAATTTCATTTTTTACAGTCTGAAGTTCAGCTACTAGCGAGTCATAATTTAGCTCTCTGTAATCCGAGTAAAATTTTTGAGCAAGAAGACCAAGTTGGTTCCACTTATAACCCGTGTCTGGAAAATCGACAGGTAGACCTTTAGCATCAGATGTGATCCATTTTACAACAAGAGAATTCCATCCGAGTAAATATGAAACAAGATCACGAACACTCATCTCTGTTCCTTTGGCGTGCCCATCCATTGAGTGTTCAGATGTCATTTCTGCCGGGATTGCATTTAAATAACTAATTAATTTATTAAAATTTTTATCAATAGCTAAAAGTAACTCAGCTTTTGTTTGTGGTACGCTCATAAGGAATTCCATCTCATTAAAATAGAGTAACCATAAAGGTTGTGTCGTGTTTGAAAACAAATTAATTATTTACTATCGACCACAATATGGGAAAGACTCTTTTATAAACAGTGTAAGCGCTGATTTTTGAATATAATTGGATCTCTATTTTTAAATAGTGGACGATTTATTCTTTACCATACTTAATTTTATCAGAGCTCCGCGACTGTGGAGCAGTTTTTGTTAACTAACTCATTTGTTTAATATGAAAGAGTATCTGATTCATCCAACGAGAAGAATATACAGCTATTCCATTTTATGGAACTTACGAGGCTGATTAACATAATAAAAAGATTTTACTCTTCTTTAATCAAGGAAAGCTTCTCATATCATGCATCAAGCATTTCTTGTTTCTTTCTTAAGTAATCATATCTATCGTTTAATTTATCTTTTTTAGTTAGCCTACAAGATCTTTTTTACATAATTAGTTAATAACTTAAGCAAAAATTATAGTATAGAAACAGGGCGAGAATTGAGCTTTAACTAGGGTAAATCTGATGGGGGTTTTACACCAGTTTTACACCAGTTTTACACCAAGCAAATTCCAGACATAAAAAAACCAACCATAAGCGGTTGGTTTTTCTAAAGAATTTTGGTCGGCATGATAGGATTTGAACCTACGACCCCCGACACCCCATGACGGTGCGCTACCAGGCTGCGCTACATGCCGTTTGTGCCCTGTATATTACTGTTTTTGACTGCTAAAGCAACCCTTTGCTAATTAAGTGACGCAATTTTGTGCGTCACTTAATAGCGTTAGCGTTCAATAAAACGCTTCTGCTCAGCCAGAACTTGCAGTAATAATTTTAAATCAGGTTTTGCAGAACTGATCTCTTGTCCTGATTTATCAAATAAAGCGTATCGACCATGCTTATCTATCAACAAGGTATTATCTTGTAAAAAGACCACAAATGCCTCTTCATCACCAGTGAAAATCCATGGATGATTACGAGTGCTTGCAAATAAATCTTCACCTTGTGAATAGTTGTCTGCAGGACTAATGACATGTAAAACATGCTGCATCAAGGTTGTCATAACATCTTGATGGCTTGTCATTCGATCAATAACCTGTGGTGTCATATTTGGCCAATGTATTATCAATGGCACCTGTGACTGGCTTAAATTAAAGGTGGTCTTATCTGAAAGCCATTGATTAATTTGCTTCTTATTGTTGTCTTGATGATAGCTAGAAGTGACAACCACAACAGTATTATCTAGTACTTTGGTTTCTTGTAATGTCTTAAATATTGTCTCTAGTTGATCATTTAATGTGGCTCGTTGAGTCGCATTATTGGTATGACCATTAATTTGTAAGAAAGAGAACCAAGGGGTTGTTTGGTTGTTTTTAACCAACCAATTACTCCAGCTATCAATAGTGGCATTGTTATCACCACTGCGTGATGTTGGGAGGGTGAAATCTGATAGCACCGCTTGTTTAAACAATGGTGTTTGGAAACCATTCGTTGAAAACATGGCTAATTGATAGTTTCGATAACTTAACGCATCGAAAAGAGCAGAGTTCTTTCTGCTACTTAATACACTGTCTAAATAAGAAGGTGAAATACCATAAAATAGCCCAAATAATGCAGTGTCATTATTAATACCGGATGAATAATGACGCGAAAAATAAAGGTTATTTTGTGCAAATTGTCGCAAGCTTGGTAATTCAGGTACTTCTTCAGTACCTAAACCATCAACGACCACCACCAGCAAGTTATAAGAATAGGTATCCTTGGCATAGATTAATGGAGCAAGAGGATAAGTGATACCTTGTGCAGCTGGATTACCTTCACTGATAACACGTTGCTCATATTCTGATTGATTAATAAAACCGTGGCGCTCAAGGAATTTACGCGCTGTCATTGGGTAGGATAACGGTAAATTAGCACGTTGCATGGTGATTGGGCGATAAAAGTTAGCGTCAGCCCAAATTGACATAGAGTGAGATAGTATAAAGCAAGTAATAAAGACACCTGCTAATGGTTTACCCCAGCGTTGGCGGTTTAAACTGCGTAATTTTTGCCAACTCCATGTTGCAAAAAGCATTTCAATCAGAAAGATAATGGGGATGCCAATGAAAATAAGTTGCCATTCACGCGCCATTTCACCTTCATCTGGGTTAATTACGAGATCCCAAACAAGTTGAGTCAAATGGAGTTGAAATTGCTGATAAACGGCGATATCAAAAATAAGGATAGTTAATCCTG
It includes:
- a CDS encoding NmrA family NAD(P)-binding protein; translated protein: MENKILITGATGQVGGLLVKSLQEKGYNNVVLAVRKPAENTHLPYPTVLMDYDKPETIKQALTGINSVFMMTGYTINMLQQSKVFIDIAKQHGVDYIVHLGACGDDNAQVSHWAWHQLIERYIEWSGIRFTHLRPESYMQNILGYQGDNNLNKNTLRSYFGDAILSWVDCTDVAEMAAHCLLSPNQHAGNTYRLGYENKNYQQMAQLITETLGVPFQYQADPPDEFWKYAQESQLELAYMKSIYDHYVDFTSGKLSRDGEIFDNFEKITGKPATTLKQFILNNKKHFN
- a CDS encoding MmcQ/YjbR family DNA-binding protein yields the protein MNRKELINYIKENYNAEPECLWIKHPNYIVFRHNSNLKWFAAIMDVLESKLSDNGSRNMVDVINLKVMPNLTGSLRLKKGVYPAYHMNKEHWISISLSSEFDDNELKSLISESYNLTQ
- a CDS encoding 5'-nucleotidase; translation: MAYDLTKRLVIGLSSSALFDLQESDNIFRTEGEEAYRKYQHKMQDMPLDKGVAFPFISRLLKLNNIRPDDPLVEVILLSRNDPDTGLRVMNSIEHYNLGITRAVFLQGKSPHIYIPAFDIELFLSADHDDVLQAINANYPAGQILAGHVNDDDADELRIAFDFDGVIADDEAEVIYKTSGELSQFHNHEAKMVDVPHNPGPLKKFLLRISDIQKLELEKVKQDPTYIPLLKISIVTARNAPSHKRVINTMRAWGISVNEAFFMGGVEKANVLRILKPHIFFDDQKLHLKSSSELPSVHIPFGIANKSVDNK
- a CDS encoding SMI1/KNR4 family protein, which encodes MGFISTIIGKNEELTPEQQWEQLNKKYADNRIERIREKLALVANIDHEYKEFGADNHKYQLNSPLSKEKVNQLQAKIGCEFPEDYIAFVTEIGNGGTGSYGGAGPYYGLYAFDDSIDRNSIQNCALPCLLSPKMDIDEWKALCHVPEDCSDEDFDTICDRVHQGTLYLGTCGCEYDLLLVVNGDYKGHILYTSDWVNSDTPYTFSYETSFTQWYERWLDEVILGYDTSWFGHRMGGNEETLLQFAQNNEDITKKISAINSLTKLPELSNNSLDFLKQQLQTEDIELYKVSLNVLATYFKEQALPYIQQALVAPFDEKTDVVIPIIYFKYKDQCALFKESLLPILKVTNNEDTLRFIGYSLTELDAILVEDFQPFFIHPNVEIIRSAIYAASHDVNLKDKTSAFYELTISENEEICLGAIQALSKSNYIDSALLPYLQQAWKMYPKEKNPYIRNNISSYIAKVYQNNEIDVTQW
- the lpxL gene encoding LpxL/LpxP family Kdo(2)-lipid IV(A) lauroyl/palmitoleoyl acyltransferase gives rise to the protein MYAKNIFSLHLLHPKYFLTWFGVFILFLLVQLPYSWLLFLGKHLGLLSRFFVKRRVSIIKRNLELCFPNKDKNEINTLVMDNLSSLGVALFETGMAWFWSDRRLKNLFEVQGISNFTDANDKKAGILLIGIHSMSLELGGRIMGLCFPVNAMYRPHNNKAMEFIQTKARCRSNKGMIDRRNLKFMVMELKKGKAIWFAPDQDFGLKGTTFSPFFCVEKTSTSKGVAILAKLSGAPSLTVTLVRNENQKGKKYSLIIGKELINYPSEDIQNDTDRMNKLIETEIMRAPDQYLWAHRRFKTRPAGEASFYN
- the yejM gene encoding LPS biosynthesis-modulating metalloenzyme YejM, translated to MVTRPQSYREKVSQMISWGHWFALFNIILSLLLGSRYLFISDWPATFAGRFYAIVSWMGHFSFIVFAIYILILFPLTFIAVSQRLLRVISCALASAGLTILIFDIAVYQQFQLHLTQLVWDLVINPDEGEMAREWQLIFIGIPIIFLIEMLFATWSWQKLRSLNRQRWGKPLAGVFITCFILSHSMSIWADANFYRPITMQRANLPLSYPMTARKFLERHGFINQSEYEQRVISEGNPAAQGITYPLAPLIYAKDTYSYNLLVVVVDGLGTEEVPELPSLRQFAQNNLYFSRHYSSGINNDTALFGLFYGISPSYLDSVLSSRKNSALFDALSYRNYQLAMFSTNGFQTPLFKQAVLSDFTLPTSRSGDNNATIDSWSNWLVKNNQTTPWFSFLQINGHTNNATQRATLNDQLETIFKTLQETKVLDNTVVVVTSSYHQDNNKKQINQWLSDKTTFNLSQSQVPLIIHWPNMTPQVIDRMTSHQDVMTTLMQHVLHVISPADNYSQGEDLFASTRNHPWIFTGDEEAFVVFLQDNTLLIDKHGRYALFDKSGQEISSAKPDLKLLLQVLAEQKRFIER
- a CDS encoding ClbS/DfsB family four-helix bundle protein codes for the protein MSVPQTKAELLLAIDKNFNKLISYLNAIPAEMTSEHSMDGHAKGTEMSVRDLVSYLLGWNSLVVKWITSDAKGLPVDFPDTGYKWNQLGLLAQKFYSDYRELNYDSLVAELQTVKNEIVKLINERTDDILYGKAWYTKWTMGRMISFNTSSPYANANGRLRKWAKNNNINLK